A region of Halosolutus amylolyticus DNA encodes the following proteins:
- a CDS encoding branched-chain amino acid ABC transporter permease — protein MGALTDPRGYWDDLTATEQWVTAAIGLIVLGLVLLLLTGILSPSYFLFLFGLAGMYALLSFGLNSQWGFTGLINFSVAAFFGLGAYGAALMTGSNSPIAGGYDPVFGVVVALVLAAVVAVAIGIPTLRLRTDYLAIATLGLAEVVRLIVRHESQWTNGSAGIRGIPTFFASWPVLGTFPDVMPGLEIELVPGSPIVLGYSFWQQSLNVALLLVFLGGSFAVLRRAQRSPWGRLLRTIRSDEDLAKALGKNTYSYKMQAFVLGSLIMALAGVFYAHLNLFVDPGRLDPITTFYVWVAVILGGSGSNRGALLGGFVVVAIREGSRALNDVSWLPIEGAPIRLLAIGLLIILVMRFRPQGILPPQRELIWPSAVDDAAPSRPDRGVREAKGGGSDD, from the coding sequence GTGGGCGCGCTCACCGACCCCCGCGGCTACTGGGACGACCTGACGGCCACGGAGCAGTGGGTCACGGCCGCGATCGGACTGATCGTGCTCGGACTCGTTCTCCTCTTGCTCACCGGGATCCTCAGCCCGTCGTACTTCCTCTTCCTGTTCGGTCTGGCGGGGATGTACGCGCTCCTCTCGTTCGGGCTGAACTCCCAGTGGGGCTTTACCGGCCTCATCAACTTCAGCGTCGCCGCCTTCTTCGGGCTCGGTGCCTACGGCGCGGCCCTGATGACCGGGAGCAACTCGCCGATCGCCGGCGGCTACGACCCCGTCTTCGGCGTGGTCGTCGCGCTCGTCCTCGCGGCCGTCGTCGCGGTGGCCATCGGGATCCCGACGCTCCGATTGCGGACGGACTACCTCGCGATCGCGACGCTCGGACTGGCGGAAGTCGTCCGGCTGATCGTCAGACACGAAAGCCAGTGGACCAACGGGAGCGCCGGAATCCGCGGCATCCCGACGTTCTTCGCGTCGTGGCCGGTGCTCGGAACCTTCCCCGACGTGATGCCGGGGCTCGAGATCGAACTCGTCCCCGGGTCGCCGATCGTCCTCGGCTACTCGTTCTGGCAACAGTCGCTCAACGTCGCGTTGTTGCTCGTGTTCCTCGGCGGCTCGTTCGCCGTGCTCCGACGGGCCCAGCGATCGCCGTGGGGCCGACTCCTCCGGACGATCCGATCGGACGAGGACCTCGCGAAGGCGCTGGGGAAGAACACCTACTCCTACAAGATGCAGGCGTTCGTCCTCGGCAGCCTCATCATGGCGCTCGCGGGCGTCTTCTACGCCCACTTGAACCTCTTCGTCGACCCCGGGCGACTCGACCCGATCACGACGTTCTACGTCTGGGTCGCGGTGATCCTCGGCGGGAGCGGTTCGAACCGCGGGGCCCTGCTCGGCGGCTTCGTCGTCGTCGCCATCCGGGAGGGATCCCGGGCCCTCAACGACGTCTCGTGGCTTCCGATCGAGGGGGCCCCGATCAGGCTGCTCGCGATCGGACTCTTGATCATTCTGGTCATGCGGTTCCGGCCGCAGGGAATCCTGCCGCCACAGCGGGAACTGATCTGGCCGAGTGCGGTCGACGACGCCGCACCGTCCCGACCCGATCGAGGCGTCCGCGAGGCGAAGGGAGGTGGTTCCGATGACTGA
- a CDS encoding branched-chain amino acid ABC transporter permease — translation MSLIEYAANGLVYSSIIVLGSIGLSLIYSIAGFANFAHGDTMTVGAYATLVAFGVVGSVGFSVLGLPIGFFLALLIGLAVAAAVAIVTEKLVYEPLDIGSIGLLITSIGVAFVYRALIQLGFGADSIRYDVGFVQPIEALLPYGIRMTQHDVAIVVSAAVLVAGLHTLLQHTDLGRKMRAMADNPDLARASGIRTGRVKRWSWIIGAGLAGAGGAFLGLFNVLEPRMGFSVLLVIFAAVILGGIGSVYGAMLGGFVIGMVVEMMPLLTDVGIPIGIKYANAVAFLIMVAVLLVRPTGIAGQAIGGEGV, via the coding sequence ATGTCCCTTATCGAATACGCTGCCAACGGACTGGTATACAGCAGTATCATCGTTCTCGGGAGCATCGGCCTCTCGCTGATCTACAGCATCGCCGGCTTCGCGAACTTCGCCCACGGCGATACGATGACCGTCGGCGCGTACGCGACCCTCGTCGCGTTCGGCGTCGTCGGGAGCGTCGGGTTCAGCGTCCTCGGACTGCCGATCGGCTTCTTCCTCGCGTTGCTGATCGGACTCGCGGTCGCGGCGGCCGTCGCGATCGTCACCGAAAAGCTCGTCTACGAACCGCTCGACATCGGCTCGATCGGCCTGCTGATCACGTCGATCGGGGTCGCGTTCGTCTACCGTGCGCTGATCCAGCTCGGGTTCGGCGCGGACTCGATCCGGTACGACGTCGGGTTCGTCCAGCCGATCGAGGCGCTGTTACCGTACGGGATTCGGATGACCCAGCACGACGTCGCGATCGTCGTCTCGGCGGCCGTCCTCGTGGCCGGCCTCCACACCCTGTTGCAACACACGGATCTCGGACGGAAGATGCGCGCGATGGCCGACAACCCGGACCTCGCGCGGGCCAGCGGCATCCGGACCGGTCGCGTCAAACGCTGGTCGTGGATCATCGGCGCGGGACTGGCCGGTGCCGGCGGCGCCTTTCTCGGCCTGTTCAACGTCCTCGAGCCTCGGATGGGGTTCAGCGTCCTGCTGGTCATCTTCGCCGCGGTGATTCTCGGCGGGATCGGCTCCGTCTACGGCGCGATGCTCGGCGGGTTCGTCATCGGTATGGTCGTCGAGATGATGCCGCTACTGACCGACGTCGGCATCCCCATCGGGATCAAGTACGCGAACGCGGTCGCGTTCCTCATCATGGTCGCCGTGTTGCTCGTCCGGCCGACCGGGATCGCCGGCCAGGCTATCGGCGGGGAGGGGGTCTAG
- a CDS encoding ABC transporter ATP-binding protein — protein MSKDDVVLRVEDLQKSFGALVATDHATFEVERGTITGLIGPNGAGKSTLFNLVSGFYEPDGGTVTVNGTDVTGKEPYEVAEHGLIRTFQTPRKLEGMTVREAMLVGPRNQPGESFIKLFTDPGTVGEHERQHLADVERILEEFEIDHLATQPATDISGGQMKLVELARAMLAEPEVLLLDEPVAGVNPTLRNKLAEQIRRLNEQGTTFLLIEHDMEFVMSLADPVVVLDRGSVLTEGPPDAIQSDDQVIDAYLGGGGV, from the coding sequence ATGTCGAAAGACGACGTCGTGCTCCGGGTCGAGGACCTCCAGAAGTCCTTCGGCGCGCTCGTCGCGACCGATCACGCGACGTTCGAGGTCGAACGCGGGACGATCACCGGGCTCATCGGCCCCAACGGTGCCGGCAAGTCGACGCTGTTCAACCTCGTGTCCGGCTTCTACGAGCCGGACGGCGGAACTGTCACAGTCAATGGAACGGACGTCACCGGAAAAGAGCCCTACGAGGTCGCCGAACACGGGCTCATTCGGACGTTTCAGACGCCCCGCAAACTCGAGGGGATGACCGTCCGCGAGGCGATGCTCGTCGGTCCGCGGAACCAGCCCGGCGAGTCGTTCATCAAACTGTTCACCGACCCCGGAACCGTCGGTGAGCACGAGCGGCAGCACCTCGCGGACGTCGAACGGATTCTGGAGGAGTTCGAGATCGATCACCTCGCGACCCAGCCCGCGACGGACATCTCCGGCGGCCAGATGAAACTGGTCGAGTTGGCCCGTGCGATGCTCGCCGAACCGGAGGTTCTTCTGCTCGACGAACCCGTCGCGGGCGTCAACCCGACGCTCAGGAACAAACTCGCCGAACAGATCCGACGGCTCAACGAGCAGGGGACGACCTTCCTGCTCATCGAACACGACATGGAGTTCGTCATGAGTCTCGCCGATCCCGTCGTCGTCCTCGATCGGGGCAGCGTCCTCACCGAGGGGCCGCCGGACGCGATCCAGTCCGACGACCAGGTTATCGACGCCTATCTCGGAGGTGGTGGCGTATGA